AGTCTGTGCAGACGCGGCAGGCCATTGACTCGTACACGCCCAAGCTTTTTGGCGCTGTTCTCGGTTGGAGCAACGAGGAGATCGAGGTGATTATGGcgcaggccaagaaggaacTTCAGGACCGTTCTGTTCATTTGTACCTTCCTGTTCACATCATGTGGGGTAGGAAACCTTGAGACGGACACTTGAGGAATACTCTTCTACGTACTTAGTTGAGGTAGTTGTTGAGCAAAGTAATCGCCTTAGACTGTCCGTTTTGAGAGTGTGGTCGTTGCTTTAAGATGGTATGGGACTTGACTCTCCAAACTTGCAGTAACCATATGCATTACTACAGCATGAGGCCAGATCCCAACTCCCCTAAAACATCTTTCCAGTAGACCCAGCTTCGATCAGCCTCATACTGTCTCCACACAGACTTGACAAACTGCAGCGTGCCACCACTCGCATGGCTCGGCAGCGACTCGAGCCTTGTCGAGACGAGCCGCCTTGCCTGTGAAATCTCCACCTGCAAGGTACAAAATTCAGTTGAGACCGAGGGCTCCAGGTGTCGCAGACCAGCGGCTGCAGAAAGGTAGAGCATGGGGTGAATAGTCCGCGATCCCGAGTCTGGGGGAATCTGCTCGAGCGTCCCAAGAAGGCGTAGGACTAGTCCAAGTAGGAACTCGGTTCGAGGTGTGGTGTCGGCTGAGAGATGATTGAACGCTAGATGCAACTGAAGCAGGGCGGCTTGACGATATGCTTCTGCAGTCTGGAGGAGGTGCGAGATGGGTGTCTTGTCGTCTCGTGTCTCGACAAAGTATCCGTTCACTTCATCCATGAGAACCAAGGTATCAAAGTCCATGGCTAGCAACTTCCCTTGGAACTCGTGTGCTAGAGACATGTCGTAGAGGGTATCGGTCGTCGTGCTGCGGTTGCTCCGGACCATGGTGTGGCATAGAGCTAACACCTGACCAAAGAGATCAATCACCTCGTTTGATATGCCACACCAAGAGTTGGGTCGAGTTCCCAAAAGATTGAGTCCCGGGTCGTAGGGCAAAGGCTGCGGGCCTGGTGTACTGCAGTCGCTGTCGAACAACTGCATCTCTCGTTGAGCACTGGTCTCGTACTTCCACCTCTTTCTATCGATCCTGCGGGGAATAGAACCGCCACCGATGGCTGCCAGTACCATCTCCCAGTACGTCAGAGCCTGGCAGAAGTATGCATGGAGAAGCACATCTGCTGCTGACAGGTGCATTCCCCAAATTGTGAGCAACTCATGAGCCAGGTCCGACCAGGAGTGCTCTCCGGTATCTGGTCTCCCAGACAACGAGGTCCCAAGTTTAAAGACAGCAAACACAAGGTCGACAGTGACTATAGTAGTCTGCACGCCCCGTATCCGGTTCATTTCCTGATCGACGGCGGCCACTGCCTGTGCTCTCAGGTCCTTGCTGAGATGGGGCATGCTGTACTCGGCGGACATGGCTTGCAGCGTGTAGAATACTGCTTCGGAGGTAGACCACGTATTGCAGGCTAGTCGTCGGTTGTAGTTTGTCTCAGAGTCGAACGTAGAGCGCGTGGGACAGATGTAGCGGAACCAGTGCTCGACCAGGGCCGTTGGCATATGGGTTAGTGTTTTGGTGAGTGCTGAGCTCGATAGGTGATGCAGAGACTCTGATCCTTCAAAGGATATGATAGGGTTCCATTCGGGGGCATCGCTTGACTGCGCGGTTGCTCTGTAGCAAAGGTCTGTATTAGAGCACAGGGGTGGGATCGCACTAGCAGTGGGCTGACTGTCAATAGCAAAGCAATCGAATAGGTTCCCTGATACGCCGAGAGTCTCCAAAGCCTCTGTAGCTTGTGTCTCTATGCTGCTGCGTTCACAAACGCTCGCCGCCGtgccttgaggaggaggctgatgagggcAAGCCACTATCGGCCAATGTTGCTCATGTTTGTCCGACCAACGCAACTGCTGCTGAAAGCCAGGACATATATAGCCGAGCCTAGTGCAGTTCTTGCAGGTCGGGCGGTTCTCATCGCATTTAATCTACTCAAGTCAAACGCATCGTCTGGGGGAAAACACCAAAGCAACTGACCCTTCTAGATTTGCATTTTGCGCAGCCCTGTCGCGATTTCGGCGCACTTTTCCGGGTGCGCTTGACTCGTTGGATGTCCTCCTCTGGGGGTGAATTCATTGCTTCCATGAGAATGGTAAATTTCGGCGAGTTGAGATGAGATTGGTGACGGtggaaggggaagaagatgaaaaCCCCGCAGCTTCAATGACGATATCGATAACTACCAACGACAGCACCAATTTAACTCAAAATCGGAAGGGGTCGGCCCGAAAGAGCCCAGCAAACTGATAACACACATGCTCAAGACTTGGCACCTCATCATGTTCATGAAAGCAATGAATACCTGCGGAGATAAACACTGTTCTATTGCTAAAAGTTTTGAACTACTACTCCTCCCGCCCAAACTTGTTCTGCAAGACACGCAACTTGCTCAAATAAGGATCTTTATCAACATACGTCCCCCTCAACCACCTCGGCTTCCCAACATCAGCCATATCAAATGCCCGTCGCGAGTGCAGCGTTCGCGTATTATCGAACAAGACGCAGTCTCCAGGGTTCATCTTGCGCTCGAATAGGTACTCGGGTCTTTGCAGCAGAGCATTGAACTTTACTGCGGCGTCGTGCCAGCGctcgaccttgtcgttgaGAGCTGCGACGCCTTCGGCTTCGTGGTTGGAAAATGGGGCTAGGAATGGGGGCCCCCagttgatcttgtccatgCAATCGACGAGTGCAGCTTCTGACTCGTCATTCAGATCTCCAAGGTAATCCTGCACGCGAGTGTAGATCTTGTTGCCGATGCGCATGGGTCGCAGGTCGATGACAGGCTTCGTCGTGCGGTAGACATTCGCGTCCGGGTGGTTATAGTGATAGTTGACAGGGACCGTAGCCAGAGTGTCGAAAGCATCCATGTCCGTCTTGAAGAGGTCCACGGCCGCTTTGTAGGCATCGGCAAAAACGCTGGCGCCCCCGGAAGAAGCAGACTGGACGCAGTGGAGGAGTTGGATGTGCGGTGGTTGCTGGAAGTAGAGTAGATCTGTGTGGAAGCCGAGATCATGCGACGTGTAGGCGGCATTAATGGCCTGGGGAACTGTACGCACTGCTACACGTTAGCTGATAGCCTTGGTGCCTCTCTTACGCTGTAGGCTTACCGTCCCATGTATATCCATAGAAGGTATCCTTGATCGGTCCGATGCGGGTGGCAATGGTTGCCAAGGACTCTTCCACGCCGGGGACATTGGTGACAAAAGCGAGCCCATCGATACGCAGCTGATTGATCAGCTTATACAAcgtctcatcatccttcaTGTACGTGTTGTAGTCATAGTCAGGCAGGTCGAGACTCTTACGAGGCTCTCGACTCCACAGAACTTGCGACGGGAGACACGATGTGGGCGAGGACGCAGGCTGGCTGAAGCCTCGCAATATCTCCATGTCTAGCTTTGTGGTATGCTCAGATGTGCATCCATGAGCATCGTTCTCCCAGCTGATGCTCACAGAGTCAGAAGCAGTATCGACGTCGACCGTTCGCGCTTTCACGTTGGCAGGGATGTCGGCGACGGAAAAGAGTCTCTGGTTGGTCGATTCGTGCACGCATGATGGGCAAGGGCACGAATCTCGTAGAAGTACGGCAGAGAAGTTGACAGTCTTTCCATCGATCGGGATAGTCACGGTCGACGGTTGCTCTCCTTCATCGATGCTGGTCGAGGAGTAGAATCGTCGGGAGAGGGCGTCGTCTCTTTCCAACGGCCGGTCGAGCGCAGACTCATAAATGTTAGCATCAACAGGGAGCAGTGTCAATGAGTCAGACGTTACATACCCTCGACACCAGCGTATGGCCACTCCTGTTCTTCGGCATCAGAGTCCCAGGTGGTAGGTATCGTGTAGTTGAGAGGAGCCGCTTGGAAGGTAAGCTCCCCAGCCTAGGCTGTATCACTTTCGCAACAATGAACTTCCTCGCGGCCTGCATCTTCAGGGTCTTTTAGATAGGATGGTGTAGATCTTGACAACATGATGAGCAGCGACAGAGGCCTTTTGTACATGAAATTCATCACTACAACTCCAGCTCGTTTTGCCGCGCCGGCCATCGTAGCAAAAGCAACAACAGCTGGCTCCAACGATTTCGGTACAATGAATACGAGGCTCTGCGGTATTGAAGATTGGTTGTCTTCAAGATCCCCTCCGTGTGCAACTCTAACTGGTTAAGCTATACCGCTTTGAGTCAACGAACACGACGGCTGCATCGTGGATTGCCGACGACGCTCTCATTGGCTCCTCGAGCAGCATTCTCGGGCGGGTCGATCGGCAATATCGTACTTTCTTGCTCGAAATGGGAAGGCTTCTCTTGGCGCTCCGGCATGTGCAGCTTACACCAGGTCGAACTCTCATCAATATCGCCATATAAATGGCGTGGCCACCTATTTCAGTCCTCATAGCATAAGCCATAAGATAGGTATCCCACCACCGACAGCCCCATCTCCCAAAACATCATGGTCCCATCCGCACAGTCCAGCCAGACCCAGAAGGTCAAGAAAACACCCCTACAGCTCATCTCCCAAGGCGCCTGTCTCCCCGGTATTCCCAAGCATCCTAGCTTTGCTGCAGAGCGGCAATGGatgttggagaagatggcgctgGCCTTCCGAGTGTTTGCACGCTTGGGGTATACGGACGGCATGGCAGGCCACATCTCCATCAGGGATCCAGAGAACCCACATACATTCTGGACGGTGTGTTGTCGCCTGGTTGGCGTGGGCTCTCTTGAATATTGACTTGTTCTAGAATCCACTGGCGGTACATTTTGCCCTACTCAAGGCAAGCGATATGATTCTCGTCAACTATGAAGGTGTTCCTATTGGCGGTACATTACCCCCCTCCCGGTTGCTGGTCCAGTACAGCTGGCCTATGTTTGGTACTGACATGCTGTCCCCAGGAAACATGAGCCGGCCTGCCAATTCAGCAGGCTTTTTCATCCACAGTGCCGTCCACAAAGCCCGACCAGACGTTGTGGCCGCATGCCACACCCATAGTCCCCATGGCATGGCGTGGAGTGCTTTTGGACGGCCGCTGGAAATGCTGACCCAAGATGCCGCTTATCTCTATGGTGATGCTCAGGCAGTATACCAGGTTTGAATTTGACCTCTACTCCATTCATGGCGATCAAGCTGACAGCGGAGTGCAGGACTTTGGAGGTGTTGTCCTCACACAGGAGGAAGGCGACCGCATCGGTGCCGCCCTCGGTACGTCTCCCATCCTCTAATCCACACCCCAAGCTATGCTGACAAACTATCAGGCCCGAGAGGCAAAGGGATGATCTTGCAGAACCACGGCCTTCTTACAGTCGGTTCCACTGTCGACGAGGCATGCTTCCTGATGACTCTAATGGAACGCGCATGCCAGACCCAACTGCTTGCCGAAGCTGCGGCGGCAAATGGACTGGCCAAGGTCTACATCCCGGAGGAGAGTGCCAAGTACACGTTTGAGAACTCAAGTGATCCTGAGACACTGTATTGGGAGGGGCAGCCTGACTTGCAGTATGAGGAGTACTTGGCCAAAGGAGAACATCGGGGTTAGATACACTGCGAGTGAACTGGGTTATTTCACTTGATCAGTAGCACTTGATAATATCAAGGATAAATTCAAGTAGGCCCAATTAACCGCCTTCGTCTCAAGCGTGCGCTTTTGTCTTTTCTTTATCTCCAGTCGCACCAGAGGTGGTGAGTTCGCGCTGGGGCTTCACGAGGAACTCGCCCCGGGCATGGAAAAGAGCATCGCCTGATTTTACTATGAAGCCGTGCCGGCTTTTTCACACCCGAAGCCGGTCCAAAGAGCTGGACTTCGGAGCTTCTCGCTTCATCTCGGGCGTTGCAACGGGGGTCGTTTAATCGGACATAAGGTGCTCCAGTACTCGCCTACTTCTCAATGTATGATCATGGTGTATATATTCCAACATCTCTTCACTATTTCTCACCACTCTCACTTTACTTTTGCACGCATCTCACCAACGCGGGCATTATGGTGTTTGGCCAGGGCAGCGGTAACCGTGAAGATACCCTGCAAGGCTCGGCAGACGAAAGGGAGGGAAAGTTTACACCCCTAACCCTTTCTGCCTCCTGATCTCCGCCCCCAGATGGCGGGTTCGCAACATGGTGCGTAGTGGCGGGAGCTTGGTGCAGCTCATTTTGTAGTTTTGGGTGGTTGAACAGTAAGCTTGAGAACTTGCTTTAATTCTCCTGGTCCTATTTTCGTTTATCATCAACCCCTTTGTAGCCAAAAGTCCAGCAGCCCTATGACAATCACCCCTCAACTTTGAGTAGGTTACTTAAAGATAGTAGAGAGACCGTCCACCGCTGAGTTTGGAAACTCATCACCGAAATCATATCCATTCATGGTGTCAGCCAACCCGAGCGTCACCTGTTACATCGTCCATAGACCGATCTTACAGGGTTTTGGCACGTCTTGAGCGGCTAACCTTGGCTCTCTGAGTGAGCATATGCCCGTACAGGATGTAAAAGGCTACTGAGAGTTAGTATAGAAACGGCTGGGCTCGACACTTTGATTCTCATACCAGGTAGATAAATAGCTAGTCCAAACCAGAGCAGATACTGATATGTCGAATTTCTAGCTTTAGATGGCTCAATAACTTTGTAGACAAGACGCGCCTCGGATAGGATGCCGATCGGGTAAAGAACAATGAACAAATTGTATCTTGGCAGCGGTCAGTATTTCTCAGTCATCACATCGTGGTGGTTCATACCTTGCCCAGAGTAGGATCGACGGCACAGATGAAGTCCCTGTCTGAAACGCAAAATACAGATATCTCACCGTATCAGCCAGATTCCAAGCCATAAGCATATAACTATACGCCGACTCTCCCGCCACAACATCTGGGTAATTTCTAGTAATAGCCCAGACAATGGTGTTGCGACCAGCCACCTGCAAAGCCGTTGTGGCCGGTGGAGCTCGGACGAGACCAGTCACAGCGTGGAGGACCTCCAACACAGTCAGAGTCTCACTCCATCGCGCTGTGGCGCTTAGTTTGTCCCAAACGGCGACGTTGCCGCCGGTGGTCCACAGGTAGGCGGTGCTGAGCAGGATGCAGATTCGAAGGAGCGCTGATAGGAGATTATAGATGCAGAGGTACGCGTTCGAAACCCTGCGGGGCTGTGTTTGCGATGTTGGTCGCGCCATGGTTTGCGAATGCGAAGATGACGGGTTTAAAAAAAACTCAAGCCACATTGAACCACGTTGCTAATTTCTCACCTCGGCTCAAGTTGTTCGCTGGCTAACCGGCGTGGAGAAAACCCCGGTCTCGCAATAGAATTTCCTATTTGGGATGTTTCCCCGGTGCTTGTCACTGAGATTCGACCAAGGGGGGCTTGTCGTTGATCGACATTTAGACTCTCCTCGCAAATGGATGTCGATATCTAGACCTACGGATCTCACGGTATTTCAGCCCTGTGATGCTTTTGTTTGCGTGTAACAAGGGGAAGGGCTGATTTGCTATCGGTATTTATTCTTCAAGGTGGCGAGATTACCTCGTCACATTTCTTTCCTTTCAGTGTCTTTCTTCCCTTCAGGTATACATCCAGATACACATCTAGACGCAATACTACAGCCCTAGCAATTGCGCCCCCCTCTTTACAATGACGAAATTTGGTTCATCATCCTACAAGTCGCCACTCGGCAAGATTGGCCCAGACTATGTCGAGTTGGAATCAATCGCTTCGAGGTCAAACTCCATCGATGAAGCAGCTCCCCCGAATCCCCAGTACACTGGCAAGATAAACCCACTAGATGAACAGCTACGGCTATGGAGAGCCATCCGGCGGTTCCCAAAGGTGGCAGCCTACTGTCTCGTCATGAAcatcgccgtcgtcggtctcGGCTACACGCTCgtcatcaacgccgccatTCTCGGCAACAACGCATTCATGCAGGACTTTGGCACGAAATACAAAGGAAAGTGGATTATTCCTCAGCCATACACGTCTCTCTGGACCGCCTTCGTTCCCATCGGTGGAGTCATTGGTGCTCTTCTTGGAGGATGGCTGCAGGGCCGTCTTGGACGAAAGTTCACTTTCATGACTGGCAGCCTGTTTTATGCAGTCGGGGCATCAGTTGTGTTCAGTTCTTCCTTACCCGAGGCCCGAGATATGAAGAGAATTATTCTTACTGTCGGAGTCGCTGTTCAGGGCCTTGCTGTCGCCCTGCTTCAGACAGTAACCAACACCTACCTTTCAGAGGTGACGCCTATTTCTCTGCGAGGACCCGCAATGGCCATGATTCCAACCTTTACCTtgcttggccagcttctcggATCAATGGTGGTGTTTCTAGTGGGAGACATCAAGGGAAGCAGGGCGTATCAAATTCCCTTTGGTTCCCAGTGGATATTTGCCGTCATCgcctttctcctctctctcatcatccccgAAAGTCCTATTCATCATCTACGAAAGGGAAAACACGACAAGGCTATGAGAGCAGCGAGACGACTATACTCTCCCAAGGTCCCCGAGCATACCGCACTGAAGGTGTTCCACGTCATCCTCGCAGAAGAAGCCGCCCTAGGCAAGGCCACTTACATCGCCTGTTTCCGAGGCGTCAACCGTCGTCGAACTCTGATTGTGCTCCTTGCCAGTGCCATTCCGGCAATGTTTGGCCTGGACCTCTTATCAAACACCCCATACTTTCTGAATACTATTGGCATTGAAGAGCCTACCAACATGCTGTTCCTGATTGGTGGAATCGTCGCCGGTATGCTGGCTAATGCTGCGGGTATCTTTGTTCTGTCGCGTCGAGGCATGCGTATCATGACACTCGTGACTATGAGTCTGGCCGCTGTCTTCTGGGCTGTGATGGGTGTGTCCGGCTTCTGGGGTGGAGAGATCCCGGCGTATGTTGCTGCCGGAGTCTTGATGTCCGTTATCATCGTTTGCGGTCTCGGCGCTTGGCCAGCGAGTTACGCCTACATCGGACAGACCAGCTCTATGCAAGTTCGAGCATTGACCCAGGGTCTTGTTGGCGTACTGTCTCAGGGCTTGTCTGCCATCATGAACGCGATACTGCCTGTCCTCTACAACCCAGACTCGGGTAATATGGGTGGCAAGCTTGGGTT
This region of Fusarium keratoplasticum isolate Fu6.1 chromosome 7, whole genome shotgun sequence genomic DNA includes:
- a CDS encoding Very-long-chain (3R)-3-hydroxyacyl-CoA dehydratase, with the translated sequence MARPTSQTQPRRVSNAYLCIYNLLSALLRICILLSTAYLWTTGGNVAVWDKLSATARWSETLTVLEVLHAVTGLVRAPPATTALQVAGRNTIVWAITRNYPDVVAGESAYSYMLMAWNLADTVRYLYFAFQTGTSSVPSILLWARYNLFIVLYPIGILSEARLVYKVIEPSKARNSTYQYLLWFGLAIYLPAFYILYGHMLTQRAKVSRSRRAKTL
- a CDS encoding MFS domain-containing protein, which encodes MTKFGSSSYKSPLGKIGPDYVELESIASRSNSIDEAAPPNPQYTGKINPLDEQLRLWRAIRRFPKVAAYCLVMNIAVVGLGYTLVINAAILGNNAFMQDFGTKYKGKWIIPQPYTSLWTAFVPIGGVIGALLGGWLQGRLGRKFTFMTGSLFYAVGASVVFSSSLPEARDMKRIILTVGVAVQGLAVALLQTVTNTYLSEVTPISLRGPAMAMIPTFTLLGQLLGSMVVFLVGDIKGSRAYQIPFGSQWIFAVIAFLLSLIIPESPIHHLRKGKHDKAMRAARRLYSPKVPEHTALKVFHVILAEEAALGKATYIACFRGVNRRRTLIVLLASAIPAMFGLDLLSNTPYFLNTIGIEEPTNMLFLIGGIVAGMLANAAGIFVLSRRGMRIMTLVTMSLAAVFWAVMGVSGFWGGEIPAYVAAGVLMSVIIVCGLGAWPASYAYIGQTSSMQVRALTQGLVGVLSQGLSAIMNAILPVLYNPDSGNMGGKLGFVYTGLCLIAVVLGWLFLPELKGRSVVEVDRMFEMRLSTRNFAKFKLDTYEPRRGEAA